A stretch of DNA from Oncorhynchus clarkii lewisi isolate Uvic-CL-2024 unplaced genomic scaffold, UVic_Ocla_1.0 unplaced_contig_2170_pilon_pilon, whole genome shotgun sequence:
AActactgaggtaacacacagctcaatatactgtaactactgaggtaacacacagctcattatactgtaactactgaggtaacacacagctcattatactgtaactactgaggtaacacacagctcattatactgtaactactgaggtaacacacagctcattatactgtaactactgaggtaacacacagctcattatactgtattaactactgaggtaacacacagctcattatactgtaactactgaggtaacacacagctcattatactgtaactactgaggtaacacacagctcattatactgtaactactgaggtaacacacagctcaatatactgtaactactgaggtaacacacagctcattatactgtaactactgaggtaacacacagctcattatactgtaactactgaggtaacacacagctcattatactgtaactactgaggtaacacacagctcattatactgtaactactgaggtaacacacagctcattatactgtaactactgaggtaacacacagctcattatactgtattaactactgaggtaacacacagctcattatactgtattaactactactgaggtaacacacagctcattatactgtattaactacagaggtaacacacagctcattatactgtattaactactactgaggtaacacacagctcattatactgtattataaactgggtggtccctgccctgaatgctgattggctgacagccattgtatatcagaccgtataccacaggtatgacaaaacatttcatttttactgctctaattacattggtaaccagtttgtaatagcaataagggtttgtgatatatggccaatataccacggctaagggctgtatccaggtacTCCGCGATGCGTCGTGCTAAGAacatcccttagccgtggtatgttgGCCGTATACCACgcccccctcgtgccttattgcttaagtatatacCATATATACATAGTCTTAGCAAGCACTTTGGCATCAAGCTACTATTCTTTTGCAGTAAtatttagctacctagctagttatcgtagctaacgttagcctagcTAGTTATCTTAGCCAACGTTAGCCTAGCTAGTTACCTTAGCCAACGTTAGCCTAGCTAGTTaccttagctaacgttagcctagcTAGTTAtcgtagctaacgttagcctagcTAGTTACCTTAGCCAACGTTAGCCTAGCTAGTTACCTTAGCTAACGTTAACCTAGCTAGTTATCTTAGCCAACGTTAGCCTAGCTAGTTaccttagctaacgttagcctagATAGCTAGCATCAAGTGAAGGAGATATAAAAATGGCCGTAAAAACAGCTAAGACTGATGTTCATTTTTTTATCTGAGAATTACTTTTAAATTGCTTTTGATGCACCGTAGCAAAGATTTGTATAACTTGCTCTTTGTTCTGTCTGCGCCCCTAATTATACAGTATTAACTACTGATAGACCTATCACAGAGCTAGTTATACTGTATTAACTACTGATAGACCTATCACAGAGCTAGTTCTACTGTATTAACTACTGATAGACCTATCACAGAGCTAGTTCTACTGTATTAACTACTGATAGACCTATCACAGAGCTAGTTCTACTGTATTAACTACTGATAGACCTATCACAGAGCTAGTTCTACTGTATTAACTACTGATAGACCTATCACAGAGCTAGTTCTACTGTATTAACTACTGATAGACCTATCACAGAGCTAGTTCTACTGTATTAACTACTGATAGACCTATCACAGAGCTAGTTATACTGTATTAACTACTGATAGACCTATCACAGAGCTAGTTCTACTGTATTAACTACTGATAGACCTATAACAGAGCTTGTTATACTGTATTAACTACTGATAATGATGACAGtgggtttgcatcccaaatggcaccctatgtagtgcactgctgcccaatagggctctggttaaagctagtgcactatatagggaatgtggtGCCTGCTgcccaatagggctctggttaaagctagtgcactatatagggaatgtggtGCCTGCTgcccaatagggctctggttaaagctagtgcactatatagggaatgtggtGCCTGCTgcccaatagggctctggttaaagctagtgcactatatagggaatgtggtgccatttCGGACAGAGCCAGAAATTTCTGCAAGTGGAGGAGGCATTCATTAGTGTCATGCTTTTCtttcgccctccctccctccctccctccctccctccctccctccctccctccctccctccctccctccctccctccctccctccctccctccctcccccttctcttccttccttccttccctccctccctccctccctccctccctccctccctcccccttctcttccttccttccctccctccctccctctcttccttccctccctccctccctccctccctccctcccccttctcttccttccttccctccctctcttccttccctccctccctccctcctttccctccctccgttCTCTAGGTACTGTATCAGCCGCCCCCAGTACAAGACGTCATGTGGGATATCTTCATTAGTTTCCTGCTGGAACTTTCTGTACAGCACACTAGGAGCAGGGAGGTAGGCATTTTATCGTCGTCTGTAGCTCTGTACGTGTGGCAATGGGATCACCGCTCGTTGGGGGAACAGACTCCATCTTTTATACTTGTTATATAGgtaatatataggtaataggtaatacAAAAGACAAATGTTTCCATCACATTATAGCGTGTAGTCTCATTTTTTATGTGTCATAAATAAGAGGATTAACAGCTATTTGATTGTTATGTGTGTATTTTCAGTCTCCCACCCATCTCCCAGGAGGGGGCTCTTCAGATCCTAGGCTTCCAGCCTCCTTTTGAGGAGATTAAGTTTGGTCCCTTTACAGGCAACGCTACTCTGATGAGGTACAGTACTCAGAAATACTGACATTAGAAACAAGGTGCACACAGCTTATGGCTAcagattattatatatatatatttatttttatctttgTGAACAGATGGTTCAGGCAAATCAATGACAATTTCCATGTTCGAGGATGTTCCTATATTCTGTACAAACCCCACGGGAAACACAAGACAGCGGGAGAGACTGGTGAGtttgtctactctctcctctcgtctACCCTCTCTACTAACAAATTGGCCATGATGTAACAAGCTGGCCTCAGCTTTGGAAATACAAAGTGTAAAATGTGTTCAAATGTCAGTCAATCCAGTGGCTTGGGGCCGGCCTTGACTTTAGTTTGTCATCCAGTTGGTCTGTTATATAAAGAAATCGTTGTTTTTTTTGACAACAGAATAGATGAAAAAGCATACAGTAGTTCAGACTGTCTGCATGATTCTGTTTTGCTTTTAAATGGAGTGTGTTTGAATTGAGTATTTGTCCTCCCTGTTCCAGCTGAGGGGGCGTTGTTGAAGTTGACCCTGGGGTTAAGAGATGAAACCATGGCCTATATTTACCACTGTCAGAACCACTACTTCTGTCCTGTGGGCTTCGAGGCCACACCTTTCAAAGCAGCCAAGGCCTACAGGTACATTCTTCTCATATCCCTGTGTGCATTTACTTTCTAACAGGTCATTGTTTAGGCCTAATTCAttacattttattattttcaattaCTAATCATTTTATCTTACTGTCAACCACATAACTCCTACTGTCAACCACATAACTCCTGCTGTCATCCACGTACCTCCTGCTGTCATCCACGTACCTCCTGCTGTCATCCACGTACCTCCTGCTGTCAACCACATAACTCCTACTGTCAACCACATAACTCCTGCTGTCATCCACGTACCTCCTGCTGTCATCCACGTACCTCCTACTGTCAACCACATAACTCCTACTGTCAACCACATAACTCCTGCTGTCATCCACGTACCTCCTGCTGTCATCCACGTACCTCCTGCTGTCATCCACGTACCTCCTACTGTCATCCACTTACCTCCTACTGTCAACCACGTAACTCCTACTGTCAACCACGTACCTCCTACTGTCATCCACTTACCTCCTACTGTCATCCACTTACCTCCTACTGTCATCCACTTACCTCCTACTGTCATCCAAGTATCTCCTACTGTCATCCACGTACCTCCTACTGCCATCCACGTAACTCCTACTGTCATCCACGTAACTCCTACTGTCATCCACGTAACTCCTACTGTCATCCACTTACCTCCTACTGTCATCCACGTACCTCCTACTGTCATCCACGTACCTCCTACTGCCATCCACGTCCACGTACCTCCTACTGCCATCCACGTACCTCCTACTGTCATCCACGTACCTCCTACTGCCATCCACGTCCACGTACCTCCTACTGCCATCCACGTACCTCCTACTGCCATCCACGTACCTCCTACTGTCATCCACGTACCTCCTACTGTCATCCACGTACCTCCTACTGTCATCCACGTACCGTGTTAACTTGTTGTTGTTTACTTCTAAGGGGTACATTACCAACTAATGAAATGGAACACTGGATCCTGATTGGTGAACCAAGCAGGAAACACCCTGCTATTCACTGTAAAAAGTATGATCCTTTCTGACTTCTAATGTTTACAAAAAATTATATgcagtatttttgttgttgttgttgtacaacGTTGTCGTCTTCTTTAGTTGATTTGTATTTAGTCGATTACTGTTTCACTTCTGTATCTTGCTGTTGTTTTTAGGTGGGCTGATATTGTTACagatctgaacacacaaaatccAGAATACCTTGATATTCGTCACACGGAGAGGGGAATTCAGTGCCGCAAAACCAAAAAGGTTTTCATTTTCGTTTCAGTTTATAGTTTTGTTAGTTGTTAAGATACCAGTTATGCTAACAATGGGATGAGGATGCGTTAGAGCCCAGAACTGGCATGAATTTTAAGCCCTAGCCATGCCCGCGACATTCAGACCCCTGCCCAGGCCTGATTGCTTTTGCCAAATTTAAGGCCCTGCCCGAAaccagaaatcagaaataactctGTAAGTAAATCCATTAGCTACTCCTCTGTGTCACTGGCTTCCTGCGCGCTGCTCACTCTGTATGCACTCTGCTCATGGTGGCTCTGAGTCTGTGAGTGACCATAGCAACGGCTACGCTTGGGCTGCTCTGCTCAATGACGAAACATGAGACAAGTTGTTAGTTACTTTTCATCCCTCTCAGACAAACTCAAGGAATAATATTATCATCTGTGAAATAATATCTCCTGTCTTCTATTTAGTTGAAGCTCATCTGGcaccatgttatgatcttagtCAGATATGTCTGTACTGCAGAGCACGAGCAAATGGCACAGCTTCACAATGCTAGTGATACCCAAGCCCTGCCGTACCGTACTTATTGATGAAAAATTTAACAGGCTCTACCCTAACCCAATGTATAATGTCAGGTTGGCCCGATGGGCTCGGGTAGCAGAGCTCTAGTATGAGTACTGCATTTCTGACGtgaacctctcctcttctcagttTTTATAGTTATGTTAAAATGTAAAAGTTGAAGGTACCATTCATGGGTCTGTTACGCATTTCTGACATGAACCACTCCTCTCCTGGCAGGTGGGAGGGAATCTTCACTGCATCATGGCTTTCCAGAGGGTCAACTGGCAGAAGCTAGGCCCCTGGGCCCTCAACCTGGAGAACCTGAGGCATGACCTCCACCACCAGGGGTCTGAGAGGGCCCAGGGGGGCTTAGCAGAGGTCCAGGAGGACAGGGAGAAGACCTCAGGAAAACACCAGGCTTTGGCCCGGCTAGGCCGCTCCAACAGCACAGGTACCAGTAACCAGAAGGACGTAGCTTGGaaacacctgtctaacaccacAGAGTACCGACACAGGAGCTCACCTGAGAGCGACGTTGAAGAAGATACCACAGATGACTGAGATTCAATGAGAAGGCTGTGAAATTAGTGCTGCTAAAATATACTGGTTAGTATATCAAACGTTTCTCAATCGTTTTtcaccaacaaaaaaaaagagcGAGAGACGAAAGTGTTATTTTACCCCGTCTAGCATCATCCAGATTCCATCCAGGATTTTGCCTGATTATTGTAATGAAAAGTTAGTACAACATACAAGTTTATACACTTTAGTGTGAAAGCTACGTTTAATCGTCTAGCAATGTATAGAGGACTGCTGCTATTAATCAGAACGTCTGATAACATTGCATTTAAAAGCCATTTAAGAAATAGAACAATAAGAATCAAATCTATTAATTTTACACTTTTAAAGTGAGTGTGTTAGTTTGCGAATGTGACTGAAATCCAGTGACTACTGTAAGCCAAGTTTTTCTCAATTCCACGATGCACATCACATCAATGGAGTTGAGCGGAGACAACTACAACGAGTCGCTGTCAGTCGATAAACCCTTACCTTGTACCTGTGTTTGTCCTCTGTAACTGCCTTTCTTACTTCCTTACcttgtacctatgtttgtcctctgtagCTGCCTTTCTTACTTCCTTACcttgtacctatgtttgtcctctgtagCTGCCTTTCTTAATTCCTTACCTTCtacctatgtttgtcctctgtagCTGCCTTTCTTAATTCCTTACCTTCTACCTATGTTTGTCATCTGTAGCTGCCTTTCTTAATTCCTTACCTTCtacctatgtttgtcctctgtagCTGCCTTTCTTACTTCCTTACCTTGTACCTATGTTTGTCATCTGTAGCTGCCTTTCTTAATTCCTTACCTTCTACCTATGTTTGTCATCTGTAGCTGCCTTTCTTAATTCCTTACCTTCtacctatgtttgtcctctgtagCTGCCTTTCTTAATTCCTTATCTTCtacctatgtttgtcctctgtagCTGCCTTTCTTAATTCCTTACCTTCtacctatgtttgtcctctgtagCTGCCTTTCTTAATTCCTTACcttgtacctatgtttgtcctctgtagCTGCCTTTCTTACTTCCTTACcttgtacctatgtttgtcctctgtagCTGCCTTTCTTAATTCCTTACcttgtacctatgtttgtcctctgtagCTGTTTGTAGCTGTGTGCCTTATCTTTGTTTGCTGATATCCATACTTTTTAATAAAACCTTTATCCAATACAACCACAGACTCCTTCCTTGTATCGACTGACAGCGACTCCGCCCACAGTTGTTGCAAACAAACTCCACCGAGATGTACATATGGTAGAGTTGAGAAACCCAGCTACAATAAAACTAACTACAGAAACAACCATGGTAGAGTTGAGAAACCCAGCTACAGGAAAACTAACTACAAAAACAACAATGTACATATGGTAGAGTTGAGAAACCCAGCTACAGGAAAACTAACTACAAAAACAACGATGTACATATGGTAGAGTTGAGAAACCCAGCTACAGGAAAACTAACTACAGAAACAACCATGATAGACTTCAGAAACCCAGCTACAGGAAAACTAACAGTAGAAACAACGATGTACATATAGTAGAGTTGAGAAACCCAGCTACAATAAAACTAACTACAGAAACAATCATGGTAGACATCAGAAACCCAGCTACAGGAAAACTAACTGTAGAAACAACCATGGTAGACTTCAGAAACCCAGCTACAGGAAAACTAACTGTAGAAACGTGAATCAAACAGTACAGTGGGTACAATTGACATTGTGTAAGCCTGTGAAACTATGTTAAGTGTAGATGTTCTTTTCCCAAAGAAAATACCTGAGAAATCAAGTCAACGGATGCTAATCACCTACCAAGATGTAGAGATTtatctttgtgttgttgttgatgtccaACGTGAGAGACAAAGGATAATGAGTGCATGATTGTGTCCATGTTGTGTCTAAAGCCACAGTTAAGTCTCCTGCTTAACTCTCCTGCTCAAGCATCTGTGGTTTTGTGTTTAGATTTATCCCAACACTACTGTAAAATGTATCATTATTTATTAATGTGATTTTAGATTTGCTCCTTTTTCTTAATAAATAACAATTTATATCAATTCATATCAAAAAGTGTCATAATTTTACAAATAATGAGTCCACAGtttgagtcataatacccataaaacctagaggACAAACAAGGAAATGTCCCCCCCCCCTTCAtttatttttcccataggggattttagaaacacttaaaataagggctgtgtttcgtgtagggtTACCCTGGCGTGAATACATAGGCTGAATTGATACaatactcccgagtggcgcagtggtctaagacaccgcatctcagtgcaagaggcgtcactgcagtacctggttcgaatccaggcctgtgattgggagtcccatagggcggtgaacaattggcccagcgtcgtccggagtaggccgtcaattgtaaataagaatttgttcttaaccaacttgcctggttaaataaaggttcaaataaataatacctgttagcaaaggtgtcaggtAGAGACGGCGTTCAGGAGCATGCTGGGATtcgtagtcttgcatgatgtctactttgatgctaattagcatttttgaaTCTGAATATATTGATATTGAGTCACCTTGTCCAAGGGAGATTTTTTTACATGTTTATTAAaccatcacgccagggtaagcctacacaaaacagaGCCCTTATACCTTACGTATAAGGGCCCTTATTttaacacagcccttattttaacacagccattttgttttgtgtaggcttaccctggcgtgatggtTTGATAACCGTGTCAATGTTAAATGTTTCTGAAATTCTCCATGAGAAAAATTTAATGGTGTGAGAACGATCgcaaccatttccctgtttgaccgccaGGTTTTATGGGAATTAGGACACCTCCACTGTGAGGCTCTATTACATGATATTAATGTGTGCTTACATAACAAGAGTAATACGAAGAATACGAAGATCACAAAGTCAACAAGACGCGTGACCGTATTTTACCATCCTCTGAAGCATCAGACCCGGGCCTATTGCCATGGATCTGTCTTCGTAGCTATGCGATGTGAGCAGGGGCTGAAGCAACATAACCTTCCAGGGTTGGACCACAATGCATCCTGGTTATTTAATACACACAGAGGACAGAACACTGGCTACATTCCATCATCTGTTCTCAACTATATTCCTGACCACATTAAGATTAAATAAACATTCAAATGATTCCCCTTAACCCATTAGCGGTTTCATCCACTTCAGACTCAGTTCAGCAATTGATGATAATCTATTCTCTGGTTttctctcatcttttttttttcaaatgttgaAATGATTAAATCAATACAAGATATTCACTCAGACGATTGAGGAATCATCACGATACTGTGAAAAAGTTATCACCTGGATTTCTTATACTACGACAGACATCGGTGCAAAACCTAATCCCTATTTAGTGCGCtagttttaaccagagccctattcaccatattagtgcactagttttgaccacagacgtatgggccctggtcatataAGTAGCACCACCACGTAAGGTATAAggaaccatttgggatgcaatccaAGGTGATTTAGTCGTACCAGGAACGTGTATCTCACTGCTCTCCACTGTTGGATTAGACCACCCAGCTGAGGCCTGGTCTCCTctgtgtcctggctgagtctAGGAGAGGCTGGACCAGTGCTGCAAGATAgactggactcgaaccaggaccTCTAGTGACACAGCTAGCAACTGCAtcaccttagaccactgcgccactcgggaggcccaaaaGTCTAGAGGTCAAGTTCCTCATACTTCTCAAACAGTTCCAAAAAGTCCTTCACGGAAGGGTTGCTACCTACATTTATGAGTACAAGGGTCTCACTTTTGAGAAAGCTGCAGTCCTTGAAGATTATTTGGATAAATATCCGCATAAAAATGGTTTCTCTTATCAGCCAGTTTGTCATTACTGCTATGAGAAAGGACACGTTGTCTCTGTGTCCTATATTGAAACAGAAAAATGGTTTCTCTTATCCGCCAGTTTGTCATTACTGCTATGAGAAAGGACACGTTGTCTCTCAGTGTCCTATATTGAaataggaaagtcagttaagaacaaattcttattttcaatgacggcctaggaacagtgggttaactgcctgttcaggggcagaatgacagatttgtaccttgtcagctcgggggttagTCCTTGTGTGATGCTAGCACATTATCCAGGACCAATGATTGGATTTACTGTACTCACTCCAAAACTCATGACCTTTCATCCCTGTAGAAGTCTCCCAGACTTCCCCCTTTCCCCCAGGTGAGTCTGCTGGGCTATGGAACTCTAGAGCAACACATCAACAAACCTGTCACCCTGTTCGTCCGTCTGTCCCCAGGTGAGTCTGCTGGGCTATGGAACTCTAGAGCAGCACATCAACAAACCTGTCACCCTGTTCGTCCGTCTGTCCCCAGGTGAGTCTGCTGGGCTATGGAACTCTAGAGCGGCACATTAACAAACCTGTCACcttgtccgtccgtctgtccccAGGTGAGTCTGCTGGGCTATGGAACTCTAGAGCGGCACATTAACAAACCTGTCaccctgtccgtccgtctgtccccAGGTGAGTCTGCTGGACTATGGAACTCTAGTCCAGgaactctgttgtcatctatctGCAGACTTTCATTGGACATATTTTGAGGATGACCAAATTCAATAAAGTTTTGTATAAACAACtcattataattttttattttaagaTTATACAAAACAACTTTTTCATAGCATGTTTGTCATGTTGGTCATTTTTACAAGCTTCTGTCTGTGATAACTTAAACATCTGGACAAATACACTTAGTTTAAAATAAATACAAGTCTAATGTCCAGAGTGAATACATTTGTATTAATGTATGTCATACAGGTGTCTCAACTAAAACATATATCCCAGACAAGATTAAAGAATGGGACAAAGTAAATACAAGTCAGTGATTTCATCCGTAGCACTTTGTATGAACTGAAGTGGTTACATACAATGAATGTTGACAGAATGGCTGTGAGACAGAGACTTTTGCTGTACTCTGAGGTAAGGCCCTTCCTTCTGGATACATGTTGACAGAATGGCTGTGAGACAGAGACTGTTGCTGTACTCTGAGTTAAGGCCCTTCCTTCTGGATACATGTTGACAGAATGGCTGTGAGACAGAGACTGTTGCTGTACTCTGAGGTAAGGCCCTTGCTTCTGGAAGCCCTGAAGAGCCCCAGTATTCAGTGAGGAAGCTTGAAGATGTGTGTcactgtaacagtatagcttcggTCCCTCTacttgcccctacctgggcttaaaccagggaccctctgcacacatcaacagccaccctcgaagcatcgttacccatcgctccacaaaagccacagcccttgcagagcaaggggaacaactactccaagtctcagagcaagtgatgtcaccgaATTTGAAACAAACCTGTCACCctgtaaaggtaaaataaaaagttaaatataaaaaaagatAGATTATATACAATGGACAATTGAGCTAGAGGCGGGGCTGGGGGCggggctagggggtacaatatcacattacacaaggaccttcaGGGACATACAGACACTtataattctaacagcttttttgttagtagagtatttaattgtcttaaaatacagttcaatttctttttgtagggtaagaaaatttgtttttttgtttgtaaatatacatttgtgaatatgaaatttggccaaaagaataattaaattaaaatgtttcTGCTTATTCCTATCGTAGATAAAGAttccaagcagtacatctctccacaatagtgttacagtttttttcgattgctaaacgacagtgggcacaactggagtcacatgtgcaaaactctaactacagtctgcactaccaacagtcacctgagctaaacagttcacatcacctgcaaaactcattccaagcaacacaactcttaacacatggctcaaagcacgctcagtgcagccaaacactatgcacaaccctcactgagataaaacACACTGttactcagaacacactgagagtaaaaacactagcatcaaacgccaatacagaaaatacaaacctttcatctttacagtttgaacaatttcagtgacttcatacaaagtaatattttcttcaaagaaaagagtgatattctttcacatgatttattaacatttttagaacataacaattctttaaggtaaatgaaaattagcagtttgcttcaatagtctgtagtaatttacggaattacagtaatgagaaaaaaaggtagaaactaaaagtacatactgtaattcgaacaaataattgaggggctaatcctggctctctctagcatcaggccacaggttttcttcaacatcacatctaatgttttctcttgccatgcacctggggaagaaccttctggagtgccttatccatccctggcagtcctctggactcgtgtcctcacatccggcacgcatggcttccaaaagagacatttggtcatgtgggtggtgaccaaacactttccacctccaggcagataaaaactcctctattgggttgaggaagggtgaatatgcaggcaggtacaaaaccataaatctgtgatgtgctgcaaaccaatctgtgacagctgcagagtggtgaaaagcaacgttatcgcaaactatgacaaaaacttgggggtttcttactggctccccctgttctgctggcactagctgagcatagagctgttctaggaaagctataagcctttctgtgttgtatgggccaatgagtggtgtgttgagaagcaaaccatcattggccattgcagcacacatggtgatatttccccccctttggcctggaacctccacagtggccctttgacctgtaacattccttcctctgcgccgtgttttggcaaggttaaatccagcttcatcgataaatacaaatgaatgtggtctttccagtgcttccacctccattactctctgaaaaacagtaagtgcacagttttactgtagaaatgctagtgtttttttttactttaaatattttgtata
This window harbors:
- the LOC139401242 gene encoding basic immunoglobulin-like variable motif-containing protein; translated protein: YCISRPQYKTSCGISSLVSCWNFLYSTLGAGSLPPISQEGALQILGFQPPFEEIKFGPFTGNATLMRWFRQINDNFHVRGCSYILYKPHGKHKTAGETAEGALLKLTLGLRDETMAYIYHCQNHYFCPVGFEATPFKAAKAYRGTLPTNEMEHWILIGEPSRKHPAIHCKKWADIVTDLNTQNPEYLDIRHTERGIQCRKTKKVGGNLHCIMAFQRVNWQKLGPWALNLENLRHDLHHQGSERAQGGLAEVQEDREKTSGKHQALARLGRSNSTGTSNQKDVAWKHLSNTTEYRHRSSPESDVEEDTTDD